Proteins found in one Nostoc sp. NIES-3756 genomic segment:
- a CDS encoding Uma2 family endonuclease, translated as MTYTPPKILTFEEFIAQYGDNTRYELIDGELRDMEPTGPHEAVAGSIAGRIYVEIFSANFNWLVPKTCLIKPPAAEATALRPDVIVLDKAELSKEPLWQKQPVICNGSTIKLVAEVVSTNWQDDYARKVEEYAFLNIPEYWIVDFRSLGGLQFIGNPKQPTFTVCHLVNGVYEQQQYRLGDTIYSYLFSNLKLKLDDIMPN; from the coding sequence ATGACCTACACTCCACCTAAAATACTCACCTTTGAGGAATTTATCGCTCAATATGGTGATAATACTCGTTACGAACTAATTGATGGGGAATTAAGAGACATGGAACCTACAGGCCCCCATGAAGCTGTGGCTGGTAGTATTGCAGGTAGAATCTATGTCGAAATATTTAGTGCAAATTTTAACTGGTTGGTTCCTAAAACTTGTCTAATTAAACCACCTGCTGCTGAAGCCACAGCACTACGTCCTGATGTGATTGTTTTAGATAAAGCAGAACTTAGTAAAGAACCTCTTTGGCAAAAGCAACCTGTGATTTGTAACGGTAGTACCATCAAACTTGTTGCGGAAGTTGTGAGTACAAATTGGCAAGATGATTATGCCAGGAAAGTAGAAGAATACGCTTTTTTAAATATTCCCGAATATTGGATTGTAGATTTTCGAAGTTTAGGTGGTTTGCAATTTATCGGCAATCCAAAACAACCTACATTTACTGTTTGTCATTTAGTTAACGGTGTATATGAACAACAGCAATATCGTTTAGGAGATACTATTTATTCTTATCTATTCTCAAATTTAAAACTGAAACTTGATGATATTATGCCTAATTGA
- a CDS encoding DUF705 domain-containing protein — MQQFIIYVDVDDTLIRTFSGKRIRIPSTINHIKELKQQNAVLYCWSSGGAEYAKMVAEELGISEIFAAFLPKPNMLLDDQNVNDWKYLIQVHPMSCNSMSLDKYRQQVFDNVSFAGYDDD; from the coding sequence ATGCAGCAATTTATTATTTATGTTGATGTAGACGATACTCTTATTCGTACATTTAGCGGTAAACGTATTCGGATTCCATCAACAATCAACCATATCAAAGAACTGAAGCAACAAAATGCTGTACTTTACTGTTGGAGTTCGGGTGGAGCAGAGTATGCAAAAATGGTTGCTGAAGAACTTGGTATATCAGAAATATTTGCAGCTTTTTTACCTAAACCAAATATGCTACTCGACGATCAGAATGTTAATGATTGGAAATATTTAATCCAAGTTCATCCTATGTCTTGTAATTCCATGAGTTTAGATAAATATAGGCAACAAGTTTTTGATAATGTTAGCTTTGCTGGCTACGACGATGATTAG